Proteins encoded by one window of Dietzia sp. B32:
- the coaE gene encoding dephospho-CoA kinase, whose product MLMVGLTGGIGAGKSTVTAVLAEAGAVIVDADLIAREVVEPGSPGLAMLVAEFGEDILGPDGALDRAALAARAFVDADRTAALNAITHPLIGERTAELFGSAPEDAIVVHDMPLLVEGGMTPGYHLVIVVDTPAEIRLRRLVEFRGMPEDDARARMARQATDEARRAVADVLIDNSGDRQTVVDLTRALVEIRLDPFEHNLRTGTPVVGDRTVVPFRPEWAGEAERACARLRHVVGEIATRIDHVGPTAVEGLDAPDVIDLQVTVRDAAAVEAALTTLTGAGYVRDRSSERPLLHWCDPARPLEVSILAEDDPEHEFSLLIAEAIGADSAARAEYSEILRRADREETRQWERTLSEALLRGRL is encoded by the coding sequence ATGCTGATGGTGGGTCTGACCGGTGGGATCGGTGCCGGCAAGTCGACGGTGACGGCGGTGCTCGCGGAGGCGGGGGCGGTGATCGTGGACGCGGACCTCATCGCCCGCGAAGTCGTCGAACCGGGATCCCCGGGTCTGGCGATGCTGGTCGCCGAGTTCGGTGAGGACATCCTGGGGCCCGACGGCGCGCTCGACCGCGCGGCCCTCGCCGCCCGCGCCTTCGTCGATGCCGACCGGACCGCGGCCCTCAACGCCATCACCCATCCGCTCATCGGCGAGCGGACGGCGGAGCTGTTCGGCTCGGCCCCGGAGGACGCGATCGTCGTACACGACATGCCGCTGCTGGTAGAGGGCGGGATGACGCCCGGTTACCACCTGGTGATCGTCGTGGACACCCCGGCGGAGATCCGTCTCCGGCGCCTTGTGGAGTTCCGGGGGATGCCGGAGGACGATGCCCGGGCCCGTATGGCGCGGCAGGCGACCGATGAGGCCCGGCGGGCCGTCGCCGACGTGCTGATCGACAACTCCGGGGATCGACAGACGGTCGTGGACCTGACCCGTGCCCTGGTCGAGATCCGGCTGGATCCGTTCGAACACAATCTGCGCACCGGGACCCCGGTGGTGGGTGATCGCACCGTCGTGCCGTTCCGTCCGGAATGGGCGGGGGAGGCGGAGAGGGCGTGTGCCCGGTTGCGTCACGTGGTGGGGGAGATCGCGACCAGGATCGACCATGTCGGTCCGACCGCGGTCGAGGGGCTGGACGCCCCCGACGTCATCGACCTCCAGGTGACGGTCCGCGACGCCGCGGCGGTGGAGGCGGCCTTGACCACGCTCACCGGGGCCGGCTACGTACGCGACCGGTCCAGCGAACGCCCGTTGTTGCACTGGTGCGATCCCGCGCGTCCTCTGGAGGTCTCGATTCTCGCCGAGGACGACCCCGAGCACGAGTTCTCGCTTCTCATAGCGGAGGCGATCGGCGCGGACTCCGCCGCCCGAGCCGAGTACTCGGAGATCCTCCGTCGGGCGGATCGCGAGGAGACCCGGCAGTGGGAACGCACCCTGAGTGAGGCCCTGCTGCGCGGCCGGTTGTGA
- a CDS encoding DUF4185 domain-containing protein — protein sequence MARSSLRRRTACPHGVRRPITAVTAASLAAGALTLLAPIAVAAPCDPWPPAGAGAGSGSLSGSLGGSAPEPATPWANGERGYIPVLQGRTTTVELLTGPTSPNDTVDRFGITGTDLGILWDNGDSARPQVMMALGDTMGDCTAPDDEWRSNILFRSDDRTLTDGMRVTDAPMERPGMAKSILPRTGQPGETTVIPTAGVEVGGTQYLRYMSVERWGDPGEWTTNYSALARSTDNGENWRPVRGTARRGTAPMPLPADLGAESTTHVAGQMSAFVKHDGFVYEYLTPSGRSGSARLARVPEAQIEEMAAYRFWDGSDWVVDHRDAVPVLGAPNGTSVSELSVSWSEHLGRFIALYNNRANNIVMSQAATPWGPWSGEDILLSYQHVPTLYGAFVHPWSPAVETRGEDLYFTMSTWDAYNVFLMRTDLTQIPTRTLPDARARMQTSDDSWTRNTPDPADTGETVLVDRLPIPEA from the coding sequence GTGGCCCGCAGCTCCCTTCGTCGTCGTACCGCCTGCCCACACGGCGTGCGTCGGCCGATCACGGCGGTCACCGCCGCCTCACTCGCGGCGGGGGCTCTCACCCTTCTCGCTCCGATCGCCGTGGCCGCGCCCTGTGACCCGTGGCCCCCGGCCGGCGCGGGCGCGGGATCGGGATCCCTCTCGGGCTCCCTGGGCGGGTCCGCACCAGAGCCTGCCACCCCGTGGGCCAACGGTGAACGGGGATACATCCCGGTCCTCCAGGGCCGCACCACCACGGTCGAACTGCTCACGGGGCCGACCAGCCCCAACGACACGGTCGACCGGTTCGGCATCACCGGCACTGACCTGGGGATCCTGTGGGACAACGGCGACTCCGCCCGTCCGCAGGTGATGATGGCCCTCGGCGACACGATGGGCGACTGCACCGCGCCCGATGACGAGTGGCGCAGCAACATCCTCTTCCGGTCCGACGACCGCACCCTCACCGACGGGATGCGCGTCACCGACGCACCGATGGAACGGCCCGGGATGGCCAAGTCGATCCTCCCCCGCACCGGCCAACCCGGCGAGACCACGGTGATCCCGACCGCCGGCGTCGAGGTGGGCGGCACCCAGTACCTGCGCTACATGTCGGTGGAGCGCTGGGGCGACCCCGGCGAGTGGACCACCAACTACTCCGCGCTCGCCCGGTCGACGGACAACGGTGAGAACTGGCGTCCCGTACGCGGCACCGCACGCCGGGGAACCGCGCCGATGCCTCTCCCGGCCGACCTGGGCGCGGAGTCGACGACCCACGTCGCCGGGCAGATGAGCGCGTTCGTCAAGCACGACGGGTTCGTCTACGAGTACCTCACGCCATCGGGCCGCAGCGGGTCCGCGCGGCTGGCGCGGGTTCCCGAGGCACAGATCGAGGAGATGGCGGCCTACCGGTTCTGGGACGGCAGCGACTGGGTCGTCGATCACCGCGACGCCGTCCCGGTGCTCGGCGCCCCGAACGGGACGTCGGTGAGTGAGTTGTCCGTGTCCTGGAGCGAGCATCTGGGCCGATTCATCGCGCTGTACAACAACCGCGCCAACAACATCGTCATGAGCCAGGCGGCCACTCCGTGGGGGCCGTGGTCCGGTGAGGACATCCTCCTCTCGTACCAGCACGTCCCCACCCTCTACGGCGCCTTCGTCCACCCGTGGAGTCCGGCCGTGGAGACCCGCGGCGAGGACCTGTACTTCACCATGTCCACGTGGGACGCCTACAACGTCTTCCTCATGAGGACCGACCTGACCCAGATCCCCACGAGGACCCTGCCCGACGCCCGGGCGCGGATGCAGACGTCCGATGACAGCTGGACCCGCAACACCCCCGATCCGGCGGACACCGGAGAGACCGTCCTCGTCGATCGACTCCCCATCCCGGAGGCATGA
- a CDS encoding DUF4185 domain-containing protein, giving the protein MLLTVPVTILATSLLVPATANAQSSGSLGTAGSAEVPGSSGSAGSSGSSGFESGPCNNFFGNFPPGSLGLNLATGSLANAANSVAGTAASSVRDFPRWITGDQGTIPVLKGATSVLQLITGPTSPANTDSAYNIYGTDLGIMFEHGDETMVLFGDTFGDCTPSGNDWRSNVMLTAQSGPPENGLKITGARPSGLTGYATALVQGAHQPNGIGEVTVIPTAAISLPDPNNATGDALYMRVMSVRDWNAPGGWNTNYSALVKSDDDGNTWKILANSMRRVTEFTGWNNDVEFEPDADDLPEADSSLWYGMQMSAFLEKDGYLYEYLTPSGRRGPATLARVPIDQVENPGAYQWFKGGSTWESDPSASEVILPAPVEELSVAYNEYLNKYISLTSTASGVVSMRVASAPEGPWSAPQTLVDRRMFPNAYAPMIHPDSITSDGSHLFFTLSTWDAYNVFFLRTDLSQFNFNAPDTNTHTEVQSRVRVSDAVEAGAIDDEGVIDEQRLEDASEVMPAAPEPIAEPPGR; this is encoded by the coding sequence GTGCTCCTCACGGTCCCCGTGACGATCCTGGCCACCTCCCTTCTTGTTCCCGCCACCGCGAACGCCCAGTCCTCGGGCTCACTCGGCACGGCGGGCTCCGCGGAGGTCCCTGGTTCGTCAGGGTCCGCTGGATCGTCGGGTTCCAGCGGCTTCGAGAGCGGGCCGTGCAACAACTTTTTCGGCAACTTCCCTCCCGGATCGCTTGGCCTCAACCTCGCGACGGGCTCGCTCGCGAACGCGGCCAATTCCGTCGCCGGTACCGCTGCCTCCTCCGTACGCGACTTCCCGCGATGGATCACCGGGGACCAGGGCACGATCCCCGTCCTCAAGGGCGCCACGTCAGTGCTTCAGTTGATCACCGGCCCCACCAGCCCTGCAAATACCGATTCCGCATACAACATCTACGGGACCGACCTCGGGATCATGTTCGAGCACGGCGACGAGACGATGGTGCTGTTCGGCGACACCTTCGGCGACTGCACCCCGTCAGGCAACGACTGGCGCTCCAATGTCATGCTCACTGCCCAGAGTGGACCGCCCGAAAACGGCCTCAAGATCACTGGTGCACGACCGAGCGGACTTACCGGCTACGCCACGGCGTTGGTTCAGGGCGCCCATCAGCCGAACGGCATCGGCGAGGTAACGGTGATCCCCACCGCCGCGATCAGCCTCCCTGACCCGAACAACGCCACCGGCGACGCCCTGTACATGCGCGTCATGTCGGTCCGCGACTGGAACGCCCCGGGCGGCTGGAACACCAACTACTCCGCGCTGGTGAAGTCGGATGACGACGGCAACACGTGGAAGATCCTCGCCAACTCGATGCGCCGGGTCACCGAGTTCACCGGCTGGAACAACGACGTCGAGTTCGAACCCGACGCCGACGACCTGCCCGAGGCCGACAGCAGCCTCTGGTACGGGATGCAGATGAGCGCATTCCTCGAGAAGGACGGCTATCTGTACGAGTATCTGACACCGTCCGGGCGTCGCGGGCCGGCCACGCTCGCGCGAGTGCCGATCGATCAGGTCGAGAACCCCGGCGCTTACCAGTGGTTCAAGGGAGGTTCCACCTGGGAGTCCGACCCGAGCGCGAGCGAGGTGATCCTGCCGGCGCCGGTCGAGGAGTTGTCGGTCGCCTACAACGAGTACCTGAACAAGTACATATCACTGACGTCCACCGCGTCGGGAGTCGTCTCGATGCGGGTGGCGAGCGCACCGGAGGGCCCCTGGTCTGCGCCCCAGACGCTCGTCGATCGCCGTATGTTCCCCAACGCCTACGCCCCGATGATCCACCCGGACTCGATCACCTCAGACGGCTCCCACCTGTTTTTCACTCTGTCCACCTGGGATGCGTACAACGTCTTCTTCCTGCGCACCGATCTCAGCCAGTTCAACTTCAACGCCCCCGACACGAACACGCACACCGAAGTGCAGTCGCGCGTCAGAGTGAGCGACGCCGTGGAGGCCGGGGCCATCGATGACGAGGGCGTGATCGACGAACAGCGTCTGGAGGATGCCTCCGAGGTCATGCCCGCGGCCCCGGAGCCGATCGCCGAGCCGCCGGGCCGCTAA
- the uvrB gene encoding excinuclease ABC subunit UvrB — protein sequence MAFATEIPDDGVPADPTVLSYSEFRPIGDVERSTTRFEVVSEFTPSGDQPTAIAELTERLARGERDIVLLGATGTGKSATTAWLIEKVQRPTLVMAPNKTLAAQLANELREMLPNNAVEYFVSYYDYYQPEAYIAQTDTFIEKDSSINDDVERLRHSATSSLLSRRDVVVVSSVSCIYGLGTPQSYLDRSVALSIGQEVDRDQLLRLLVDVQYERNDVSMTRGTFRAKGDTVDIIPTYEELAVRIEFFGDEIDALYYIHPLTGDVVRRVDEVRIFPATHYVAGPERMAKAIASIEAELEERLAELEKQGKLLEAQRLRMRTSYDIEMMQQVGFCSGIENYSRHIDGRPAGSSPATLIDYFPEDFLTVIDESHVTVPQIGAMYEGDASRKRNLVDFGFRLPSALDNRPLTWEEFSGRVGQTVYLSATPGPYEMGRAGGEFVEQVIRPTGLVDPKIVVKPTKGQIDDLIGEIRQRAERDERVLVTTLTKKMSEDLTDYLLELGIRVRYLHSEIDTLQRVELLRDLRRGEYDVLVGINLLREGLDLPEVSLVAILDADKQGFLRSATSLIQTIGRAARNVSGEVHMYADSVTEAMRQAIDETDRRREKQVAYNTEHGIDPQPLRRKIADILDRVGEERGDDADPKDRPELVGARAADGSARPRKELEKLIEEMTEQMMSAATDLRFELAGRLRDEIAELRRELKGMREAGID from the coding sequence ATGGCATTCGCGACCGAGATCCCCGACGACGGGGTCCCCGCCGACCCGACAGTGCTCTCCTATTCGGAATTCCGACCGATCGGCGACGTCGAACGGAGCACGACGCGCTTCGAGGTGGTGAGCGAATTCACCCCGTCGGGCGATCAGCCCACCGCGATCGCGGAGCTGACCGAGCGCCTGGCACGGGGAGAGCGCGACATCGTCCTCCTGGGTGCGACGGGCACCGGCAAGTCGGCGACCACCGCGTGGCTCATCGAGAAGGTGCAGCGGCCGACCCTGGTGATGGCGCCCAACAAGACGCTCGCCGCGCAGCTCGCCAACGAGTTGCGCGAGATGCTGCCCAACAACGCGGTCGAGTACTTCGTCTCCTATTACGACTATTACCAACCTGAGGCGTACATCGCCCAGACGGACACCTTCATCGAGAAGGACTCGTCCATCAACGATGACGTGGAGAGGCTTCGGCACTCCGCGACTTCGTCGCTGCTGTCCAGGCGTGACGTCGTCGTCGTCAGCTCCGTCTCGTGCATCTACGGACTCGGCACCCCCCAGTCGTACCTGGACAGGTCGGTGGCCCTGTCCATCGGGCAGGAGGTCGACCGTGACCAGCTCCTCCGACTACTGGTGGATGTCCAGTACGAACGCAACGACGTGTCCATGACCCGCGGCACGTTCCGCGCCAAGGGCGACACCGTCGACATCATCCCGACCTACGAGGAGCTCGCCGTCCGCATCGAGTTCTTCGGCGACGAGATCGATGCGCTGTACTACATCCACCCGCTGACGGGCGACGTCGTCCGCAGGGTCGACGAGGTGCGCATCTTCCCGGCCACCCACTACGTCGCCGGTCCCGAGAGGATGGCCAAGGCGATCGCCTCCATCGAGGCCGAGCTGGAGGAGAGGCTCGCCGAGTTGGAGAAGCAGGGCAAACTGCTCGAAGCGCAGCGGCTGCGGATGAGGACCTCCTACGATATCGAGATGATGCAACAGGTGGGCTTCTGCTCCGGCATCGAGAACTACTCGCGGCACATCGACGGGCGGCCGGCGGGAAGCTCCCCGGCCACGCTCATCGACTACTTCCCCGAGGACTTCCTCACGGTGATCGACGAGTCCCACGTGACCGTGCCGCAGATCGGCGCCATGTACGAGGGCGACGCATCCCGCAAGCGCAATCTCGTCGACTTCGGATTCCGTCTACCATCCGCACTCGACAACCGTCCGCTGACCTGGGAGGAGTTCTCGGGCAGGGTGGGGCAGACCGTATACCTGTCCGCCACGCCGGGGCCCTACGAGATGGGCCGCGCGGGCGGCGAGTTCGTCGAGCAGGTGATCCGGCCGACCGGCCTCGTCGACCCGAAGATCGTGGTCAAACCCACCAAGGGCCAGATCGATGACCTGATCGGCGAGATCCGTCAGCGCGCCGAGCGCGACGAGAGGGTACTGGTCACCACGCTGACCAAGAAGATGTCCGAGGACCTCACGGACTACCTGCTCGAACTGGGGATCCGCGTGCGGTACCTCCACTCGGAGATCGACACCCTCCAGCGGGTGGAGCTGCTCCGGGATCTCCGGCGCGGAGAGTACGACGTCCTGGTCGGCATCAACCTGCTCCGGGAGGGACTTGACCTGCCAGAGGTCTCGCTCGTGGCGATCCTGGACGCCGACAAGCAGGGTTTCCTCCGCTCGGCCACCTCGCTCATCCAGACCATCGGGCGTGCGGCCCGCAACGTCTCCGGTGAGGTCCACATGTATGCGGACTCGGTCACCGAGGCCATGCGGCAGGCCATCGACGAGACCGATCGCAGGCGTGAGAAGCAGGTCGCGTACAACACCGAGCACGGTATAGACCCGCAGCCGCTCCGCAGGAAGATCGCCGACATCCTCGACCGGGTCGGAGAGGAACGCGGGGACGACGCGGATCCCAAGGACCGACCGGAGCTCGTGGGCGCCCGGGCGGCCGACGGGTCGGCGCGGCCCCGCAAGGAGCTCGAGAAGCTCATCGAGGAGATGACCGAGCAGATGATGTCCGCGGCCACGGACCTGCGGTTCGAACTGGCGGGCCGATTGCGCGACGAGATCGCGGAGTTGCGCAGGGAACTCAAGGGGATGCGTGAGGCCGGGATCGACTGA
- a CDS encoding DUF732 domain-containing protein produces MTDSRPRVLGASALVALAAVAGACGTGAEDPAGTMSTVAASGFGSESSEQLPPEDRIDTRTDEEQAFLADLSGFGLPTEMTAATTVEVGVGICRGIADGADTETILDRIRPLTSAIAAQTPDLDTAEVGRAIVDASRTHLCD; encoded by the coding sequence ATGACCGACAGCAGACCACGCGTGCTGGGGGCGTCGGCCCTCGTCGCCCTCGCGGCCGTGGCCGGCGCGTGCGGCACCGGTGCCGAGGATCCCGCCGGCACGATGTCCACCGTCGCCGCATCCGGATTCGGATCCGAGTCCTCCGAACAGCTCCCCCCGGAGGACCGGATCGACACACGGACCGACGAGGAGCAGGCGTTCCTCGCCGATCTTTCCGGCTTCGGCCTCCCCACCGAGATGACCGCGGCCACCACCGTCGAGGTGGGCGTCGGAATCTGCAGGGGGATCGCCGACGGGGCGGACACCGAGACGATCCTCGACCGGATCCGTCCGCTCACCAGTGCGATCGCAGCCCAGACCCCGGACCTCGACACCGCAGAGGTGGGTCGGGCGATCGTCGATGCGAGCCGGACCCACCTCTGCGACTGA
- the rpsA gene encoding 30S ribosomal protein S1, translating into MTTNTTSPQVAVNDIGSAEDFLAAIDATIKYFNDGDIVEGTIVKVDRDEVLLDIGYKTEGVIPSRELSIKHDVDPGEVVEVGDEVEALVLTKEDKDGRLILSKKRAQYERAWGTIEELKEKDEAVKGTVIEVVKGGLILDIGLRGFLPASLVEMRRVRDLLPYVGQELEAKIIELDKNRNNVVLSRRAWLEQTQSAVRSEFLHQLQKGQVRKGVVSSIVNFGAFVDLGGVDGLVHVSELSWKHIDHPSEVVEVGQEVTVEVLDVDLDRERVSLSLKATQEDPWRHFARTHAIGQIVPGKVTKLVPFGAFVRVDEGIEGLVHISELAERHVEVPDQVVTVNDDAMVKVIDIDLDRRRISLSLKQADEDYTEEFDPSKYGMADSYDEAGNYIFPEGFDPETNEWLEGFEKQREEWENRYAEAERRHKMHTAQIEKGRAAAAEAAEAAPTNYSSESTPSSRPAAAADAAPAETTGGSLASDEQLAALRAKLAGGE; encoded by the coding sequence ATGACCACCAACACCACGTCCCCGCAGGTAGCCGTCAACGACATCGGCTCTGCTGAGGACTTCCTCGCCGCCATCGACGCCACGATCAAGTACTTCAACGATGGCGACATCGTCGAGGGCACGATCGTCAAGGTCGATCGTGATGAGGTCCTGCTCGACATCGGCTACAAGACCGAGGGTGTCATCCCCTCGCGCGAGCTCTCCATCAAGCACGATGTCGACCCGGGTGAGGTCGTCGAGGTGGGCGATGAGGTCGAGGCCCTGGTCCTGACCAAGGAGGACAAGGACGGCCGTCTGATCCTGTCCAAGAAGCGCGCCCAGTACGAGCGCGCCTGGGGCACGATCGAGGAGCTCAAGGAGAAGGACGAGGCCGTCAAGGGCACCGTCATCGAGGTCGTCAAGGGCGGCCTGATCCTCGACATCGGTCTCCGTGGCTTCCTCCCCGCCTCGCTGGTGGAGATGCGTCGCGTGCGCGACCTCCTGCCCTACGTGGGCCAGGAGCTCGAGGCCAAGATCATCGAGCTGGACAAGAACCGCAACAACGTCGTGCTCTCGCGTCGTGCGTGGCTCGAGCAGACCCAGTCGGCCGTGCGCTCCGAGTTCCTGCACCAGCTGCAGAAGGGCCAGGTCCGCAAGGGCGTCGTCTCCTCGATCGTCAACTTCGGTGCGTTCGTCGACCTCGGCGGCGTCGACGGTCTGGTCCACGTCTCCGAGCTGTCTTGGAAGCACATCGATCACCCGTCCGAGGTCGTCGAGGTGGGCCAGGAGGTCACCGTCGAGGTCCTCGACGTCGACTTGGACCGCGAGCGCGTCTCGCTGTCGCTCAAGGCCACGCAGGAGGATCCGTGGCGGCACTTCGCCCGGACCCACGCGATCGGTCAGATCGTCCCGGGCAAGGTCACCAAGCTCGTGCCGTTCGGCGCCTTCGTGCGCGTCGACGAGGGCATCGAGGGCCTCGTCCACATCTCCGAGCTGGCCGAGCGCCACGTCGAGGTCCCGGACCAGGTCGTCACGGTCAACGACGACGCCATGGTCAAGGTCATCGACATCGACCTCGACCGTCGTCGTATCTCGCTCTCGCTGAAGCAGGCGGACGAGGACTACACGGAGGAGTTCGACCCGTCGAAGTACGGCATGGCCGACAGCTACGACGAGGCCGGCAACTACATCTTCCCCGAGGGCTTCGATCCCGAGACCAACGAGTGGCTCGAGGGTTTCGAGAAGCAGCGCGAGGAGTGGGAGAACCGCTACGCGGAGGCCGAGCGTCGCCACAAGATGCACACGGCCCAGATCGAGAAGGGTCGGGCCGCTGCGGCGGAGGCCGCCGAGGCCGCTCCGACCAACTACTCGTCGGAGTCCACCCCGTCGTCGCGTCCCGCTGCTGCGGCCGACGCCGCTCCGGCGGAGACCACCGGCGGTTCGCTGGCCTCGGACGAGCAGCTGGCCGCCCTGCGGGCCAAGCTCGCCGGTGGTGAGTGA
- a CDS encoding DUF4185 domain-containing protein — translation MSRPLTRLLSTVVAATMTTAASVVTIGTIGAGTASAGPCSEMFGNFGSLLENRTGAGMATGSLGSLGSTGESGSLGSASRALGSADRSGSLVQQLETGSLGNGLSGSLDPMIGSVYGMPPWITGEEGTVPVLRGPTRFEQLVTGPTSPGDSVNRFGVAGTDLGIMWDNGDPDHPEVLMAFGDTMGDCTVPGNQWRSNVLFRSADTDLTDGISVDSAAVGTDGLAKSLVPRSGLPGEVTIIPTAGISVDGVQYLRYMSVAHWGQPGTWTTNYSGMAYSTDNGENWTAVPAMARPITDTIPLGEGAPTVDSAWRGAQMSSFLKADSHLYEYLTPSGRQGSAIVARVPLAGSPTAGELDASSTPPTAGVLDPTDYEYWDGSEWVSDIGAAERVLPAPASEISTMYNEYLGKYTAMYSQGYNSVVMRTADRPEGPWSSATVLVDYSVLPGVYGAFMHPWAQGEDLYYLVTTWNAYNVFLVRTRLSEVFPNPNLRRAAAQPVETEVIRRVPVSELVDGVVPTA, via the coding sequence ATGTCCCGCCCTCTCACTCGTCTCCTCAGCACGGTGGTCGCGGCGACGATGACCACGGCCGCGTCGGTCGTCACCATCGGCACGATCGGTGCCGGCACCGCCTCGGCCGGCCCGTGCAGTGAGATGTTCGGCAACTTCGGCTCCCTGCTCGAGAACCGGACCGGGGCCGGAATGGCCACCGGCTCTCTCGGCTCACTCGGTTCGACCGGAGAATCCGGGTCGCTCGGTTCCGCCTCCCGCGCCCTCGGATCCGCGGACCGCTCAGGATCGCTGGTCCAGCAGTTGGAGACCGGTTCGCTCGGCAACGGACTGTCCGGCTCCCTCGACCCGATGATCGGCTCGGTCTACGGGATGCCGCCGTGGATCACGGGCGAGGAGGGCACGGTGCCCGTCCTCCGCGGCCCCACCCGCTTCGAACAGCTGGTCACCGGCCCCACGAGCCCCGGCGACTCCGTCAACAGATTCGGGGTGGCCGGAACGGACCTCGGCATCATGTGGGACAACGGCGATCCCGACCATCCGGAGGTCCTCATGGCCTTCGGCGACACCATGGGCGACTGCACCGTGCCCGGCAACCAGTGGCGATCGAACGTCCTGTTCCGATCCGCTGACACGGACCTGACCGACGGCATCTCCGTCGACTCGGCGGCCGTGGGCACCGACGGACTCGCCAAGTCGCTCGTCCCGCGATCCGGGCTGCCCGGTGAGGTCACCATCATCCCCACCGCGGGCATCTCGGTCGACGGTGTCCAGTACCTGCGGTACATGTCCGTGGCCCACTGGGGCCAACCGGGAACGTGGACCACCAACTACTCGGGGATGGCGTACTCGACGGACAACGGCGAGAACTGGACCGCCGTGCCGGCGATGGCCCGCCCCATCACCGACACCATCCCCCTCGGCGAAGGGGCCCCGACCGTGGACTCCGCCTGGCGGGGCGCCCAGATGAGCTCGTTCCTCAAGGCGGACTCGCATCTCTACGAGTACCTCACCCCGTCCGGGCGGCAGGGCTCGGCGATCGTCGCCCGCGTCCCACTCGCCGGTTCCCCGACCGCGGGCGAGCTCGACGCCTCGAGCACCCCGCCCACCGCAGGTGTCCTCGACCCGACGGACTACGAGTACTGGGACGGTTCGGAGTGGGTCTCGGACATCGGCGCGGCGGAGCGGGTCCTGCCAGCTCCGGCGAGCGAGATCTCGACCATGTACAACGAGTACCTCGGCAAGTACACGGCCATGTACTCGCAGGGCTACAACTCGGTGGTCATGCGTACGGCCGACCGGCCCGAGGGGCCGTGGAGCTCGGCGACGGTCCTGGTGGACTACTCCGTGCTGCCGGGCGTGTACGGGGCGTTCATGCACCCGTGGGCGCAGGGTGAGGACCTCTACTACCTCGTCACCACGTGGAACGCGTACAACGTCTTCCTCGTACGCACCCGCCTGTCGGAGGTGTTCCCCAACCCGAACCTGCGCCGAGCGGCCGCACAGCCCGTGGAGACCGAGGTCATCCGCCGGGTGCCGGTTTCCGAGCTGGTGGACGGAGTGGTCCCGACGGCGTGA
- a CDS encoding universal stress protein: protein MSAYTKVVVGTDGSESSYRAVDRAAQLAADASADLVIACAYVPADPRSVSQAADQLGDDAYQIRGDNPAEDIVRGAKDRALKAGADRIEARTVKGAPVESLIKLANEVGADLLVVGNKGLNSLTGRLLGSVPADAARRATCDVLIVHTT from the coding sequence ATGAGCGCCTACACCAAAGTGGTGGTGGGAACCGACGGTTCCGAGTCGTCCTACCGAGCCGTCGACCGCGCCGCACAGCTGGCCGCCGACGCCTCGGCCGACCTCGTGATCGCCTGCGCCTACGTGCCCGCCGATCCGCGGTCCGTCAGCCAGGCCGCGGACCAGCTCGGTGACGACGCCTACCAGATCCGTGGGGACAATCCCGCCGAGGACATCGTCCGGGGCGCCAAGGACCGGGCCCTGAAGGCCGGAGCCGACAGGATCGAGGCGCGCACCGTGAAGGGCGCGCCCGTGGAATCACTCATCAAGCTGGCGAACGAGGTGGGCGCCGACCTCCTCGTGGTGGGCAACAAGGGCCTCAACTCGCTGACGGGTCGGCTGCTCGGGTCCGTGCCCGCGGATGCCGCCCGTCGCGCGACCTGCGACGTACTCATCGTCCACACCACCTAG